Proteins encoded by one window of Nicotiana tabacum cultivar K326 chromosome 10, ASM71507v2, whole genome shotgun sequence:
- the LOC107802931 gene encoding protein FAR-RED ELONGATED HYPOCOTYL 3 isoform X1, which yields MRWGVSLFCVICRLDVVGFQVSTVDIWTESCNLSRLHLQVSVQEKSIGFQLFSSMDIDLRLPSRDHDKEEEEEQNGIINMLDNEEKMHSDDGMHGMLVVVEEKMHAEDGGDMNTPVENIIEFKEDVNLEPLAGMEFESHGEAYAFYQEYARSMGFNTAIQNSRRSKTSREFIDAKFACSRYGTKREYEKSANRPRSRQGNKQDPENATGRRACAKTDCKASMHVKRRPDGKWIIHRFEKEHNHELLPAQAVSEQTRRMYAAMARQFAEYKNVVGLKSDSKGPFEKGRNSAMEGGDINVLLEFFIQMQSLNSNFFYAADVGEDQRVKNLFWVDAKARHDYANFSDVVSFDTTYIRNKYKMPLALFVGVNQHYQFMLLGCALVSDESATTFSWVMRTWLKAMGGQAPKTVITDHDQVLKSVISEALPSSLHYFCMWHILGKVSETLNHVIKQNEKFMAKFEKCIYRSSTDEEFEKRWRKLVDRFDLREAELIHLLYEDRVKWIPMFMRDAFLAGMSTVQRSESVNSFFDKYVHKKTTVPEFVKQYETILQDRYEEEAKADSDTWNKQPALKSPSPFEKHVAGLYTHAVFKKFQAEVLGAVACIPKREQQDETTITFGVKDYEKDQDFIVTLNEVKSEISCVCHLFEFKGYLCRHALIVLQICGVSSIPLHYILKRWTKDAKSKYSMTDGSEDVQSRVQRYNELCYRAMKLSEEGSLSQESYSFALRALDDAFGSCVTFNNSNKNILEAGTSSAPGLLCVEDDNQSRSMSKTNKKKNSFTKKRKVNSEPDVMAVGAADSLQQMDKLNSRPVTLDGYFGPQQSVQGMVQLNLMAPTRDNYYGNQQTIQGLGQLNSIAPTHDGYYGAQPTMHGLGQMDFFRAPSFPYGIRDEPNVRSAQLHDEASRHP from the exons ATGAGATGGGGAGTGAGCTTATTCTGTGTAATCTGCAGGTTGGATGTGGTTGGATTTCAAGTAAGCACTGTTGATATATGGACTGAAAGCTGCAATTTGAGTCGCTTACACCTGCAG GTATCAGTACAAGAGAAATCCATAGGCTTTCAGTTGTTTAGCAGCATGGATATAGATCTTCGGCTGCCTTCTCGAGATCAtgataaggaagaagaagaagaacaaaatggAATTATAAATATGCTTGACAATGAAGAAAAAATGCACAGTGATGATGGAATGCATGGGATGCTGGTTGTTGTTGAAGAGAAGATGCATGCAGAAGATGGAGGCGATATGAACACCCCCGTAGAAAATATCATAGAGTTTAAGGAGGATGTAAACCTTGAACCGCTGGCTGGCATGGAATTTGAGTCCCATGGTGAAGCTTATGCCTTTTATCAAGAATATGCTCGGTCAATGGGATTCAATACAGCCATACAAAACAGCCGTCGCTCAAAGACGTCAAGGGAATTCATTGATGCAAAATTTGCATGTTCTAGGTATGGAACGAAACGGGAATATGAGAAGTCTGCAAATCGACCACGTAGTAGACAAGGGAACAAGCAGGATCCAGAAAATGCTACTGGTCGGCGAGCATGTGCAAAGACAGATTGCAAAGCAAGTATGCATGTGAAAAGAAGACCCGATGGGAAATGGATCATTCATAGATTCGAGAAAGAACATAATCATGAACTTTTACCTGCCCAAGCTGTCAGTGAACAAACAAGAAGGATGTATGCCGCTATGGCAAGACAGTTTGCTGAATACAAAAATGTAGTTGGTCTGAAAAGTGACTCTAAAGGTCCATTTGAGAAAGGTCGAAATTCAGCAATGGAAGGGGGAGACATAAACGTTTTGCTGGAGTTTTTCATTCAGATGCAAAGTCttaattccaacttcttttaTGCTGCTGATGTGGGTGAAGATCAACGTGTGAAGAACTTATTCTGGGTTGATGCCAAAGCCAGGCATGACTATGCAAATTTCAGTGATGTTGTGTCTTTTGATACTACGTACATCAGAAACAAGTACAAAATGCCCCTGGCTCTTTTTGTTGGGGTCAATCAGCATTATCAGTTCATGCTACTTGGATGCGCTTTGGTCTCTGATGAGAGTGCAACAACATTTTCTTGGGTAATGCGGACATGGTTGAAGGCAATGGGTGGTCAAGCTCCCAAGACAGTGATCACAGATCATGACCAGGTGTTGAAGTCAGTCATTTCAGAGGCTTTGCCATCATCCCTCCATTATTTCTGTATGTGGCATATCCTGGGAAAGGTGTCCGAAACACTGAATCATGTCATTAAACAGAACGAAAAGTTTATGGCAAAGTTTGAGAAATGTATTTACAGGTCATCGACAGATGAGGAGTTTGAAAAGAGGTGGAGAAAACTAGTTGATAGATTTGATCTCAGAGAAGCTGAATTGATTCATTTGCTCTATGAAGATCGTGTGAAATGGATCCCTATGTTTATGAGAGATGCATTTTTAGCGGGAATGTCAACGGTTCAACGATCAGAGAGTGTGAACTCTTTCTTTGACAAATATGTACATAAGAAAACCACTGTCCCGGAGTTTGTAAAGCAATATGAAACAATATTACAAGATAGGTATGAGGAGGAGGCAAAAGCAGATTCTGATACATGGAACAAACAACCTGCTTTGAAATCTCCATCACCATTCGAGAAGCATGTGGCAGGGCTTTATACACATGCTGTATTTAAGAAATTTCAGGCTGAGGTTTTGGGTGCAGTTGCTTGTATTCCTAAAAGAGAGCAGCAAGATGAGACAACCATAACATTTGGAGTTAAAGATTATGAGAAGGATCAAGATTTCATTGTTACATTGAATGAAGTGAAGTCAGAAATATCTTGTGTATGTCATTTGTTTGAATTTAAAGGCTACCTTTGTAGACATGCATTGATAGTTCTCCAAATATGTGGTGTTTCCTCTATCCCATTACACTATATATTGAAGCGATGGACAAAAGATGCCAAGAGCAAGTACTCTATGACAGATGGATCTGAAGATGTGCAGTCAAGAGTCCAGAGATATAATGAGCTATGCTATAGGGCGATGAAATTGAGTGAAGAAGGGTCATTATCCCAAGAGAGCTATAGTTTTGCTCTTCGTGCACTTGATGATGCTTTTGGGAGTTGCGTGACCtttaataactcaaataagaataTTTTAGAAGCTGGCACATCATCAGCTCCTGGTCTTCTCTGTGTTGAAGACGATaaccaaagtaggagtatgagCAAGACAAACAAGAAGAAGAATAGTTTTACTAAGAAACGGAAG GTGAACTCGGAGCCAGATGTTATGGCTGTTGGGGCAGCAGACAGCTTGCAACAAATG GACAAATTGAACTCCAGACCTGTGACTCTTGATGGTTATTTTGGACCACAACAAAGTGTTCAAGGAATG GTACAGTTGAACTTAATGGCACCAACTCGGGATAACTACTATGGAAACCAACAGACTATTCAGGGCCTT GGACAGTTGAATTCTATAGCTCCTACACATGATGGCTATTATGGTGCTCAGCCAACAATGCATGGGCTG GGGCAAATGGACTTTTTTCGCGCTCCAAGTTTCCCATATGGCATTCGG GACGAACCCAATGTAAGATCTGCTCAATTGCACGACGAAGCATCCAGACATCCTTGA
- the LOC107802931 gene encoding protein FAR-RED ELONGATED HYPOCOTYL 3 isoform X2, which produces MDIDLRLPSRDHDKEEEEEQNGIINMLDNEEKMHSDDGMHGMLVVVEEKMHAEDGGDMNTPVENIIEFKEDVNLEPLAGMEFESHGEAYAFYQEYARSMGFNTAIQNSRRSKTSREFIDAKFACSRYGTKREYEKSANRPRSRQGNKQDPENATGRRACAKTDCKASMHVKRRPDGKWIIHRFEKEHNHELLPAQAVSEQTRRMYAAMARQFAEYKNVVGLKSDSKGPFEKGRNSAMEGGDINVLLEFFIQMQSLNSNFFYAADVGEDQRVKNLFWVDAKARHDYANFSDVVSFDTTYIRNKYKMPLALFVGVNQHYQFMLLGCALVSDESATTFSWVMRTWLKAMGGQAPKTVITDHDQVLKSVISEALPSSLHYFCMWHILGKVSETLNHVIKQNEKFMAKFEKCIYRSSTDEEFEKRWRKLVDRFDLREAELIHLLYEDRVKWIPMFMRDAFLAGMSTVQRSESVNSFFDKYVHKKTTVPEFVKQYETILQDRYEEEAKADSDTWNKQPALKSPSPFEKHVAGLYTHAVFKKFQAEVLGAVACIPKREQQDETTITFGVKDYEKDQDFIVTLNEVKSEISCVCHLFEFKGYLCRHALIVLQICGVSSIPLHYILKRWTKDAKSKYSMTDGSEDVQSRVQRYNELCYRAMKLSEEGSLSQESYSFALRALDDAFGSCVTFNNSNKNILEAGTSSAPGLLCVEDDNQSRSMSKTNKKKNSFTKKRKVNSEPDVMAVGAADSLQQMDKLNSRPVTLDGYFGPQQSVQGMVQLNLMAPTRDNYYGNQQTIQGLGQLNSIAPTHDGYYGAQPTMHGLGQMDFFRAPSFPYGIRDEPNVRSAQLHDEASRHP; this is translated from the exons ATGGATATAGATCTTCGGCTGCCTTCTCGAGATCAtgataaggaagaagaagaagaacaaaatggAATTATAAATATGCTTGACAATGAAGAAAAAATGCACAGTGATGATGGAATGCATGGGATGCTGGTTGTTGTTGAAGAGAAGATGCATGCAGAAGATGGAGGCGATATGAACACCCCCGTAGAAAATATCATAGAGTTTAAGGAGGATGTAAACCTTGAACCGCTGGCTGGCATGGAATTTGAGTCCCATGGTGAAGCTTATGCCTTTTATCAAGAATATGCTCGGTCAATGGGATTCAATACAGCCATACAAAACAGCCGTCGCTCAAAGACGTCAAGGGAATTCATTGATGCAAAATTTGCATGTTCTAGGTATGGAACGAAACGGGAATATGAGAAGTCTGCAAATCGACCACGTAGTAGACAAGGGAACAAGCAGGATCCAGAAAATGCTACTGGTCGGCGAGCATGTGCAAAGACAGATTGCAAAGCAAGTATGCATGTGAAAAGAAGACCCGATGGGAAATGGATCATTCATAGATTCGAGAAAGAACATAATCATGAACTTTTACCTGCCCAAGCTGTCAGTGAACAAACAAGAAGGATGTATGCCGCTATGGCAAGACAGTTTGCTGAATACAAAAATGTAGTTGGTCTGAAAAGTGACTCTAAAGGTCCATTTGAGAAAGGTCGAAATTCAGCAATGGAAGGGGGAGACATAAACGTTTTGCTGGAGTTTTTCATTCAGATGCAAAGTCttaattccaacttcttttaTGCTGCTGATGTGGGTGAAGATCAACGTGTGAAGAACTTATTCTGGGTTGATGCCAAAGCCAGGCATGACTATGCAAATTTCAGTGATGTTGTGTCTTTTGATACTACGTACATCAGAAACAAGTACAAAATGCCCCTGGCTCTTTTTGTTGGGGTCAATCAGCATTATCAGTTCATGCTACTTGGATGCGCTTTGGTCTCTGATGAGAGTGCAACAACATTTTCTTGGGTAATGCGGACATGGTTGAAGGCAATGGGTGGTCAAGCTCCCAAGACAGTGATCACAGATCATGACCAGGTGTTGAAGTCAGTCATTTCAGAGGCTTTGCCATCATCCCTCCATTATTTCTGTATGTGGCATATCCTGGGAAAGGTGTCCGAAACACTGAATCATGTCATTAAACAGAACGAAAAGTTTATGGCAAAGTTTGAGAAATGTATTTACAGGTCATCGACAGATGAGGAGTTTGAAAAGAGGTGGAGAAAACTAGTTGATAGATTTGATCTCAGAGAAGCTGAATTGATTCATTTGCTCTATGAAGATCGTGTGAAATGGATCCCTATGTTTATGAGAGATGCATTTTTAGCGGGAATGTCAACGGTTCAACGATCAGAGAGTGTGAACTCTTTCTTTGACAAATATGTACATAAGAAAACCACTGTCCCGGAGTTTGTAAAGCAATATGAAACAATATTACAAGATAGGTATGAGGAGGAGGCAAAAGCAGATTCTGATACATGGAACAAACAACCTGCTTTGAAATCTCCATCACCATTCGAGAAGCATGTGGCAGGGCTTTATACACATGCTGTATTTAAGAAATTTCAGGCTGAGGTTTTGGGTGCAGTTGCTTGTATTCCTAAAAGAGAGCAGCAAGATGAGACAACCATAACATTTGGAGTTAAAGATTATGAGAAGGATCAAGATTTCATTGTTACATTGAATGAAGTGAAGTCAGAAATATCTTGTGTATGTCATTTGTTTGAATTTAAAGGCTACCTTTGTAGACATGCATTGATAGTTCTCCAAATATGTGGTGTTTCCTCTATCCCATTACACTATATATTGAAGCGATGGACAAAAGATGCCAAGAGCAAGTACTCTATGACAGATGGATCTGAAGATGTGCAGTCAAGAGTCCAGAGATATAATGAGCTATGCTATAGGGCGATGAAATTGAGTGAAGAAGGGTCATTATCCCAAGAGAGCTATAGTTTTGCTCTTCGTGCACTTGATGATGCTTTTGGGAGTTGCGTGACCtttaataactcaaataagaataTTTTAGAAGCTGGCACATCATCAGCTCCTGGTCTTCTCTGTGTTGAAGACGATaaccaaagtaggagtatgagCAAGACAAACAAGAAGAAGAATAGTTTTACTAAGAAACGGAAG GTGAACTCGGAGCCAGATGTTATGGCTGTTGGGGCAGCAGACAGCTTGCAACAAATG GACAAATTGAACTCCAGACCTGTGACTCTTGATGGTTATTTTGGACCACAACAAAGTGTTCAAGGAATG GTACAGTTGAACTTAATGGCACCAACTCGGGATAACTACTATGGAAACCAACAGACTATTCAGGGCCTT GGACAGTTGAATTCTATAGCTCCTACACATGATGGCTATTATGGTGCTCAGCCAACAATGCATGGGCTG GGGCAAATGGACTTTTTTCGCGCTCCAAGTTTCCCATATGGCATTCGG GACGAACCCAATGTAAGATCTGCTCAATTGCACGACGAAGCATCCAGACATCCTTGA